A single genomic interval of Asinibacterium sp. OR53 harbors:
- a CDS encoding T9SS type A sorting domain-containing protein, whose product MALLLVCSAGMAQLSTSCSFSSIGGGNNGSVGVASPLLVYSKTKCLTVSNGLGVLDIANNGNGHFDASCREIPPVGPGIPEFSLSLSVYPNPTRGMSTLKCKGNFDAGLSCMVRVIAFDGRVMLSQVVPMTAMATGWTFDLSNYTSGTYMVNVELIRQQYNLKLIRL is encoded by the coding sequence ATGGCTTTGCTGCTTGTCTGCTCCGCAGGCATGGCACAGCTGTCTACTTCTTGTTCTTTTTCTTCTATCGGTGGAGGTAATAATGGTTCTGTGGGAGTTGCCAGTCCCCTTCTTGTGTACAGCAAAACAAAATGTTTAACAGTTTCCAACGGTCTGGGTGTTTTGGATATTGCCAATAACGGTAATGGACATTTCGATGCAAGCTGCAGGGAAATACCTCCAGTAGGACCCGGCATACCGGAATTCTCGCTGTCGCTCTCGGTATATCCCAATCCTACCAGGGGAATGAGCACTTTGAAATGCAAAGGAAATTTTGATGCGGGGTTGTCGTGCATGGTGCGGGTGATTGCATTTGACGGAAGGGTTATGTTGTCGCAGGTGGTGCCTATGACGGCGATGGCTACCGGATGGACATTTGATCTCAGTAATTATACTTCCGGCACTTATATGGTTAACGTGGAATTGATACGCCAGCAGTATAATCTGAAACTGATCAGGTTATAA
- the rpsG gene encoding 30S ribosomal protein S7, translated as MRKAQAKKLPLAPDGRFNDKLVTRFINNLMWQGKKSTAINIFYDAVDKVSKQTGEDGYEIWKKAIANVTPAVEVRSRRIGGATFQIPAEVRPDRKISLSMKWLIRYSRERNGRTMADKLANEIVAASKGEGAAFKKKEDTHRMAEANKAFSHFKV; from the coding sequence ATGCGTAAAGCACAAGCTAAAAAATTACCCCTCGCTCCTGATGGACGTTTCAATGATAAACTGGTTACCCGTTTCATCAATAACCTGATGTGGCAGGGTAAGAAAAGCACTGCCATCAACATTTTTTACGATGCAGTGGATAAAGTGAGCAAGCAGACTGGTGAAGACGGATATGAGATATGGAAAAAAGCCATCGCCAATGTAACGCCTGCTGTAGAAGTACGCAGCCGCAGGATCGGTGGTGCAACATTCCAGATCCCTGCAGAGGTTCGTCCCGATCGTAAGATCTCTTTGAGCATGAAATGGTTGATCCGTTACAGTCGCGAAAGGAATGGCCGCACCATGGCAGATAAATTAGCCAATGAGATCGTAGCTGCCAGCAAGGGTGAAGGTGCTGCTTTCAAGAAGAAAGAAGATACCCACCGTATGGCAGAAGCCAATAAAGCATTCTCGCATTTTAAAGTATAA
- the rpsL gene encoding 30S ribosomal protein S12, translating to MPTIQQLVRKGREIIRAKSKSRALDACPQRRGVCTRVYTTTPKKPNSALRKVAKVRLTNKVEVIAYIPGEGHNLQEHSIVLIRGGRVKDLPGVRYHIVRGSLDTAGVKDRKKSRSKYGTKKEKAKK from the coding sequence ATGCCTACAATACAGCAATTAGTTAGAAAAGGCCGCGAAATTATCAGGGCTAAGAGTAAATCAAGGGCTTTGGATGCATGCCCCCAGCGTCGCGGGGTTTGTACCAGGGTATATACCACTACCCCCAAAAAACCGAACTCAGCCTTGCGTAAAGTAGCGAAAGTGCGTTTGACCAATAAGGTGGAGGTGATCGCTTATATCCCTGGTGAAGGGCATAACCTGCAGGAGCACTCGATCGTATTGATCCGTGGTGGTCGTGTGAAAGACTTACCGGGTGTACGTTACCACATCGTTCGCGGAAGCCTGGATACTGCTGGTGTGAAAGATCGTAAGAAGAGCCGTTCTAAATACGGTACGAAGAAAGAAAAGGCAAAAAAATAA
- a CDS encoding T9SS type A sorting domain-containing protein has protein sequence MKRFTMHQLLYGLLLPLVSVAQPPVQAPLSYTLAGQVYRQDFDGLPLSGTILFPGGKGPFALANSPVNAAGMEGWFMLQTGSSSANAQLLTGTGSGTASGAYSFGASKNTNRSLGSLASGSGVYAFGLLLSNQTGITLDSCTLSFTVEQWRKGGSGNRNTYTFNYATGNLSPPFSSALTAVPALNLQSVVYTTGASALNGKLPANQYLIRHTIRNIHWKPGEQLLLRWDDHDEPGNDDALAIDDFSFAAFVTAPVFVEDCTVSPVRENTIEANQRICAGSKPSALVGSIISSEQSPIAYAWEYTTVSASNGFLPAPGINNLPHYAPPVIETNTWFRRKFTMGACSSYSAPVSVTAMKEGLWLGNINRDWNNANNWCGANIPGSSTDVFIPASSPYSPQITSSASCNHLTLSDQSALQISGVLQCSGSINAPTQSIDATNGSIELNGLQPQALSSTALLQHTIHHLTINNNKVYLKDSLNVSGMLSCRKGMLETNGWLVLKEGSRIGPVAAESGINGIVHVEYRLPDSGIHLLAHPFSTALDTKLLTELSNIASFSFFDENAGYLSFDKAAAWTSFDSSANMPEPRWEKHQGLRMQIKGPPTIIVLSGRINQGSQEIFLPPDQYTGYRLVVNPYPCPVDMLHSSPSNNIAPYFWIWDSQQGLHGGYTSIPFKSHFMMPAFASFFIKTYAFTENHLLFTEQAKLTGEPSNGFMETADDPYHLELRLESDGRFWDRILLFHIDSARDATDPLDAEKIMNPDISFYSFSTDKNALSADARPFHKKTVVPLGIRSNVSGLFRIRTARKFLPEKLVLYLHDKLLDRWMQLEKDSSYYFRLSHDTLNGSTDRFEVTAFKKELATISIPSRIRLLAGPVPANDRLFVDFKAIQPGNCSLHLFSLQGQQVRSFMLGFRQEGRFTISLAGMPKGLYILELKCGSDTVVKKVMIGDAL, from the coding sequence ATGAAGCGTTTTACCATGCATCAATTGCTTTATGGCCTGCTCCTACCCCTGGTTTCCGTCGCCCAGCCGCCGGTTCAGGCACCGCTTTCTTATACCCTTGCCGGCCAGGTATACCGCCAGGATTTTGATGGTCTGCCCCTCTCCGGTACGATACTATTTCCCGGCGGTAAAGGGCCTTTTGCCCTGGCTAATTCCCCGGTCAACGCAGCCGGGATGGAAGGCTGGTTCATGCTTCAAACAGGCAGCAGCAGCGCCAATGCCCAATTGCTAACCGGAACCGGATCGGGTACGGCAAGCGGAGCCTATAGTTTTGGAGCTTCCAAAAACACCAACCGGTCCCTGGGTTCCCTCGCATCTGGAAGCGGGGTATATGCATTCGGATTGCTCCTCAGCAACCAGACAGGCATTACGCTCGACAGCTGTACCCTTTCCTTTACCGTTGAACAGTGGCGCAAAGGCGGCTCCGGAAATCGTAATACCTACACTTTCAACTACGCTACAGGTAACCTGTCACCTCCTTTTTCATCGGCCCTTACAGCCGTTCCCGCATTGAACCTGCAATCTGTCGTGTATACCACAGGGGCTTCGGCTCTCAATGGGAAGTTACCTGCGAACCAATACCTCATCCGGCACACCATTCGCAATATCCACTGGAAACCCGGCGAACAACTGTTGCTCCGTTGGGATGATCATGACGAGCCGGGTAACGATGACGCCCTGGCCATTGATGATTTCTCTTTTGCTGCCTTCGTTACGGCGCCTGTATTTGTAGAAGATTGTACCGTCTCGCCCGTTCGTGAAAATACGATTGAAGCCAATCAACGGATCTGTGCAGGGAGCAAGCCTTCGGCGCTCGTTGGCTCGATTATCTCAAGTGAACAATCCCCCATCGCTTATGCATGGGAATACACTACGGTCTCTGCATCGAACGGCTTCCTGCCTGCACCCGGCATCAACAACCTGCCCCATTACGCACCACCCGTCATTGAAACCAATACCTGGTTCAGGCGAAAATTCACAATGGGCGCTTGTTCATCCTATTCTGCGCCTGTATCCGTCACGGCAATGAAAGAAGGCTTATGGCTGGGTAATATCAATCGCGACTGGAACAATGCCAACAACTGGTGCGGAGCAAATATCCCCGGTAGCAGCACTGATGTGTTCATTCCTGCTTCCTCACCATATTCCCCGCAGATCACCAGTTCAGCATCCTGCAATCACCTCACACTCTCAGATCAATCGGCTTTGCAGATCAGCGGCGTATTACAATGCAGTGGCTCCATTAACGCCCCTACTCAAAGCATCGATGCTACCAATGGCAGTATCGAACTGAACGGCCTCCAACCGCAGGCGCTCTCTTCAACTGCATTGTTGCAGCATACCATTCACCACCTCACCATCAACAATAACAAAGTGTATTTGAAAGATTCATTGAATGTTTCCGGTATGCTCAGTTGTCGCAAAGGAATGCTTGAAACCAATGGATGGCTTGTATTGAAGGAAGGTAGCAGGATCGGCCCTGTTGCCGCAGAGAGCGGCATCAACGGCATTGTTCATGTGGAATATCGTCTTCCCGATAGTGGTATACACCTGCTGGCACATCCTTTCTCAACGGCGCTGGATACAAAATTGTTAACAGAGCTTTCCAACATTGCATCTTTTTCTTTTTTCGATGAAAACGCCGGGTACTTATCATTTGACAAAGCAGCCGCCTGGACATCTTTTGACAGCAGCGCGAACATGCCGGAACCCAGATGGGAAAAGCACCAGGGGCTTCGCATGCAAATCAAAGGACCTCCAACCATCATTGTTCTATCTGGCCGCATAAACCAGGGCAGTCAGGAAATCTTTCTTCCACCAGATCAATACACAGGCTACCGGCTTGTTGTGAACCCCTATCCATGCCCGGTTGATATGCTGCATAGTTCCCCAAGCAACAACATCGCTCCTTATTTCTGGATATGGGATAGCCAGCAAGGTCTGCATGGCGGTTATACTTCAATTCCTTTTAAAAGTCATTTTATGATGCCCGCTTTCGCTTCTTTTTTTATCAAAACTTATGCGTTTACTGAAAACCATCTCCTGTTCACAGAGCAGGCAAAACTAACGGGTGAACCTTCCAATGGATTCATGGAGACCGCCGATGATCCTTATCATCTTGAATTGAGATTGGAAAGTGATGGTCGATTCTGGGATAGGATATTGCTCTTTCATATCGACAGTGCACGTGATGCAACCGATCCGCTGGATGCAGAAAAGATCATGAACCCCGACATCAGTTTTTATAGTTTCAGTACCGATAAAAATGCATTGTCTGCCGATGCGCGGCCTTTTCATAAAAAAACAGTGGTTCCATTGGGTATCCGTTCCAATGTATCCGGACTCTTCCGCATACGAACAGCCAGAAAATTTTTACCTGAAAAACTGGTTTTATACCTGCACGATAAATTGCTCGACCGGTGGATGCAACTGGAAAAAGACAGCAGTTATTATTTCAGGCTAAGCCATGATACATTGAATGGATCAACTGATCGCTTTGAGGTTACAGCTTTCAAAAAAGAGCTCGCAACCATTAGCATCCCTTCGAGGATCCGGTTGCTGGCCGGACCTGTTCCCGCCAATGACCGGCTTTTCGTTGATTTCAAAGCCATTCAACCTGGCAACTGTTCGCTGCATTTGTTTTCCCTGCAAGGGCAACAGGTAAGATCATTCATGTTAGGTTTTCGCCAGGAAGGTCGTTTTACCATTTCACTGGCAGGCATGCCCAAAGGGCTGTATATACTTGAATTAAAATGCGGTAGTGATACAGTCGTTAAAAAAGTTATGATCGGAGATGCATTATAA
- a CDS encoding branched-chain amino acid aminotransferase — translation MTAAPEINVTKVETSRLKSMSLENLPFGRVFTDHMLEADYENGEWKNVEIKPYQPLLFEPSLAAFHYGQAIFEGIKAYRNEAGEAFIFRPYDNFKRFNLSAERMCMPVVPEEIFIEGMRQLIDLDKSWIPAKKDHSLYIRPFMIATDSMLGVRPSETYKFLIILSPTGPYFAAPMKISVEERYTRAAPGGVGFSKNAGNYGGSMMAAKQANKSGYDQVLWTDAFEHKWLQEVGMMNVFFLINGVAVTPSLEEGTILKGVTRDSVATLLQESGIKVEERRISIDELIEAYKAGQLQEVFGTGTAATIAYIKELKYKDHVMQFDLDKWKVAPAIRNLLNDIRDCRIADTHNWMFKI, via the coding sequence ATGACAGCAGCACCCGAGATAAACGTTACGAAAGTGGAAACGAGCAGGTTGAAAAGCATGAGCCTGGAAAATTTACCGTTTGGTCGTGTCTTTACCGACCACATGCTGGAGGCGGATTATGAAAACGGAGAGTGGAAGAATGTAGAAATTAAACCGTATCAGCCGCTGCTGTTCGAACCTTCACTGGCTGCTTTTCATTACGGACAAGCCATTTTCGAAGGCATTAAAGCATACAGGAACGAAGCAGGAGAAGCTTTCATCTTCCGTCCTTACGATAATTTTAAACGATTCAATCTTTCAGCAGAACGCATGTGCATGCCGGTTGTGCCGGAAGAAATTTTCATAGAAGGCATGCGCCAGTTGATAGACCTGGATAAGAGCTGGATACCCGCTAAAAAGGATCACTCTTTATACATCAGGCCTTTCATGATCGCAACAGATTCTATGCTGGGAGTGAGGCCTTCTGAAACATACAAGTTCCTGATCATACTCAGTCCCACCGGCCCTTATTTCGCCGCTCCCATGAAGATCAGTGTGGAAGAAAGGTACACGCGTGCTGCTCCCGGTGGTGTGGGCTTCTCCAAAAATGCCGGTAACTACGGCGGTAGCATGATGGCAGCCAAGCAAGCCAACAAATCAGGATACGACCAGGTATTATGGACCGATGCTTTCGAGCACAAGTGGTTGCAGGAAGTAGGTATGATGAATGTGTTTTTCCTGATCAATGGGGTAGCAGTAACACCTTCACTGGAAGAAGGTACGATCCTGAAAGGTGTTACAAGAGACAGCGTTGCTACATTGTTACAGGAATCAGGTATCAAAGTAGAAGAACGCCGCATCAGCATCGATGAATTGATTGAGGCATACAAAGCCGGCCAGTTGCAGGAAGTATTCGGAACAGGAACGGCAGCCACTATTGCTTACATCAAAGAATTGAAATACAAAGACCATGTGATGCAGTTCGATCTGGACAAATGGAAAGTGGCGCCTGCTATCAGGAACCTGCTCAATGACATCAGGGATTGCCGCATAGCTGATACACACAACTGGATGTTTAAGATTTAA
- the rdgB gene encoding RdgB/HAM1 family non-canonical purine NTP pyrophosphatase, translating into MMPPIIFATNNQNKVNEVRSVLGEGFAIITLQEAGIYIDIPEPHDTLEANATEKSQTIHRMTGKDCFSEDSGLEVYALNGEPGVKSARYAGESRSFQQNIDKLLLNMQGIDQRNARFRTVISLIFQSKEYQFEGICEGRIIDVCKGGEGFGYDPIFVPDGAEKTFAEMSVEEKNTFSHRKKAVAQLIAFLKEHAS; encoded by the coding sequence ATGATGCCTCCGATCATTTTTGCCACCAATAATCAAAACAAGGTGAATGAAGTCCGTTCTGTATTGGGAGAAGGTTTTGCTATCATCACATTGCAGGAAGCGGGTATCTACATCGATATCCCCGAACCGCACGATACCCTTGAAGCGAATGCAACGGAAAAATCGCAAACCATTCACCGGATGACAGGTAAAGATTGTTTCAGCGAAGACTCCGGATTGGAAGTATACGCACTGAACGGTGAACCGGGCGTGAAGAGCGCGCGTTATGCCGGTGAGAGCAGAAGCTTCCAGCAGAATATCGACAAGTTGTTATTGAATATGCAGGGCATCGATCAACGGAATGCCCGGTTTCGTACGGTGATCTCCCTCATTTTTCAAAGCAAGGAATACCAGTTTGAAGGTATCTGCGAAGGACGCATCATCGATGTGTGCAAGGGCGGGGAAGGTTTTGGGTATGATCCTATTTTCGTGCCGGATGGCGCCGAGAAAACCTTTGCAGAAATGAGCGTGGAAGAAAAGAATACATTCAGCCATCGCAAAAAAGCCGTCGCACAACTCATTGCATTTCTCAAAGAACACGCATCATGA
- a CDS encoding shikimate dehydrogenase: protein MRRFGLLGYPLSHSFSQHYFTGKFSREGIRDAVYENFSLPRIEELHAVLKQHSDLRGFNITIPYKKQVLAFLSGYTPAVQQMGACNCVKITNGSLFGYNTDVVGFKQSLQPFLKPHHRNALILGTGGASAAVEFVLKELHIDYRFVSRTAGDDTMRYDELDASVLSSHHLVINTTPLGMYPKTEEYPAIPYQYLTPDHHLYDLVYNPAETQFLAKGKAMGATIQNGEEMLVLQAEESWRIWNSAD, encoded by the coding sequence ATGCGCCGCTTTGGTTTGCTGGGATACCCGCTGTCACATTCTTTCTCGCAGCATTATTTCACCGGGAAGTTCAGCCGGGAAGGTATCCGCGATGCGGTCTATGAAAATTTTTCCCTGCCCCGGATCGAAGAACTGCATGCTGTATTGAAACAACACAGCGATCTGCGCGGATTCAATATTACCATTCCGTATAAAAAACAGGTACTGGCTTTTCTATCAGGATACACACCTGCCGTACAGCAAATGGGCGCTTGTAACTGCGTTAAGATCACCAACGGATCATTGTTCGGTTATAACACCGATGTGGTGGGCTTCAAACAATCATTGCAACCTTTCCTGAAACCTCATCACCGCAATGCATTGATATTGGGTACGGGGGGCGCTTCGGCAGCAGTAGAATTTGTATTGAAGGAACTGCATATCGATTACCGGTTTGTATCGAGAACGGCCGGAGACGATACCATGCGTTATGATGAGTTGGATGCATCGGTGCTTTCTTCGCATCACCTGGTCATTAACACTACGCCACTGGGTATGTACCCCAAAACGGAAGAATATCCTGCTATCCCTTATCAATACCTCACACCGGATCATCACTTGTACGACCTGGTCTATAACCCGGCAGAAACCCAATTTCTTGCTAAGGGCAAAGCAATGGGCGCCACCATTCAAAACGGAGAGGAAATGCTGGTGCTGCAAGCCGAAGAGAGTTGGCGGATATGGAACAGTGCCGATTGA